The genomic window TCTGGTTTAAGAAACCCCCTTAATTTCCTTACTTCCCACTGACCTGGAAAATACGTCTCCTTTCCTGGAGAGCTGAGCAAGGAGACCCTCGTAAGTCACACTCGGGGTGCTGTAGCCCAGTGTGGGCAGTAGCACATGGGCTGAAAGCTTCTGCTTTCTTAAACTTCCTCCACTTCTTTCAGGCTGTGCTCCAGGATGGTGTCTTGTCCCTGGAACTTAAAATAGCCACGAAACAACTTTCTCTGAAGCACCAGGGGAAACCAATAGCTGTCATCTGGCCACATGTGATGGAATGGCACCTCGTCCAGCTGAAACCACTGGGGCCGCATTTCTGGtggcagaaaacaaaagaacttTGCACGTGGGACTTCCTCATGGATTTTTGCTGCCTACACTGTAATATTGGTCAACAAGCAgcttccccctgcagcccagctgcctTCTGGGAGGCATTTTAGCACGAATAGTTCTCCATTTCATAAGAGCAATGCTGTCTCAGAAGAGCATGcacatccttcctttccccccCACCAGCCACTTACCCTCACTTTCTGTTGGCTCTCCATGAAAGTGATCTGCCCGGAAAATGTGAACATCCATGAGCTCAGAGTTGCCTACAAATTCAAATGTGATCTGCCCCATCTTCTGCAAGGTGTCCACAGTCAGTCCACTCTCCTCTAAGAGCTCCCTGCACAAGAAAAAAACTTCTTTCCATGAAAGTGAGCAGTGGGAGAACAAAAATGCAGTCATTAGCTTTACTCACACATTCAAAACCCTTCCAGCGCTCCAAAGGTGAAAGTTGCACCTGTACAACAGAGCAGGGTTCTGACCTGCACCAAGCCACGAGTCTACTACACCAAAGGGGAGCCAGGTCAGATGGGATCGTGTGTTATTTCAGGTTCCTGAGCCTGGTAGGAAAACAGTCTAGGTTGGAAAgggaagattcaggaaaactGATAATTTAGTATAATTTACAGTCCTTGCAATATGCAGATCTTTTCTGAGGTGAGCGAGAAGTGGGTATATGAAGCCATGTTACTGGAGCTAAGTGTGGCTTCAGAACTCCAAGATACACTTCATTTAGACAGGAAAAAGGCTTTGCCAACTTCAAGCTAAATCTTACAATTGTGGGGAAGCAGGTAGTGAACACCAGAAAGAACATGTATACTTACTACACAATCAGCTACTTCTGAGGCATACTGAGGCTTACTTAAATTACACACTCCATAACACCACTTGGACACAGAACGCTGAGAATTCCGGTTCCCATTCAAATGCAGTGTAAAATACACAAAGCAATTGTGCAAACTTTGCCTTTCCGCTCCTTGGAAGCACATTGAGCATAACAAGAGGCCAGAAGGCAAGACTTTTAAGAGCACTtggagagctgtgccagctcttTTCCACACACCACCACACACAGCTACTTGAAGCACATTCATTATTACCTCTCTTCATGCTCCAtgctcagggtttttttttattttaccccCCTCTAACAGAAGCAGCACAGCTTGATGTCAGTCATGGTTTTTGTAATGTACAAAAATAAGGAATACTCTGAAACTTCTTTAGTTAAAGTTAATAATTAATGCAATTGCCTATTTGGCAGTAACAACAATTTTAAAGTGTAATGGAAATGATTTTAAGGCTCCAGCTTTCTTTGGCATTGATTTCATGGAGCCCatctttcaaaattataattcaACCTAATATCTTggctaattttattttctgagacCCTATCTATGTCTAAAATAGAGGCAGTTTTCTAGCAATGACTCTAAAAGCTTCCTTTTACAGGCACTGATAATTGAACAACAAAGCACAACACTGCTACAGTTCACCAGGCAATTTATCCATCAGCTGCTTGGCTCTGTGTGTAGCAAGTGGAAACATTACAGGTGGCAAATTAGAAATAACTCATTCACTAAATGCTCCCCTTACAAGATGTGCCACTGAGGAGCTGCCCAGGTGCTTGTGGGAACGTGCTGTACCCAGCAGAGGATGGAAACCTTACTG from Aphelocoma coerulescens isolate FSJ_1873_10779 chromosome 14, UR_Acoe_1.0, whole genome shotgun sequence includes these protein-coding regions:
- the NUDT1 gene encoding oxidized purine nucleoside triphosphate hydrolase produces the protein MYTSRLFTLVLVVQPSRVLLGMKKRGFGAGLWNGFGGKVQPGESIEEAARRELLEESGLTVDTLQKMGQITFEFVGNSELMDVHIFRADHFHGEPTESEEMRPQWFQLDEVPFHHMWPDDSYWFPLVLQRKLFRGYFKFQGQDTILEHSLKEVEEV